A region of the Rhodospirillaceae bacterium genome:
CGGCATGGGACCCCAATGATCAAAGTCGTTTCGATTGATCACCCCAACGGCCCCGTTATCCAGGCAGAACTGCTTTTTATCCTCGTCGGAAACAACGGCGACCGGCAGGCCGCCCTTGGCTTTGACGATCTGCAAGGCAAGCGATCCAAGGCCACCGGTAGCACCCCAGACCAGAACAACATCGCCTTCTTCAATAGTGTGTGGCGCCCATCCCATCAGCATGCGATAGGCGGTTGAAGCGCACAGCAAATAACACGCACTTTGTTCCCAGGTCAGGTGCTGCGGGCGCGGTTGGCACTGGTGTGACTGGGCTTTTGCAAACTGGCAGTATGAGCCGTAGTTGGTCTGATAGCCCCAGATACGTACTGACGATGCCAGCATCGGGTCTTTGCCTGAAAGCACCCATGGGTCTTCAGGCTCCCACCATCCGGAATGAACAACGACTTCGTCACCGATCTTTACATTTTCTACCTCCTCGCCAATCGCCCAAACGATGCCTGAGCAATCGGAGCCGCCAGCATGAAAGTCCTCGGGTTCACCTTTCTTTTGGCGGTCGGCAATAACATCGACAGGATAGCCAAGCGCCGCCCACACGTTGTTGTAATTGATGCCCGTCGCCATGACGTAAAC
Encoded here:
- the ccrA gene encoding crotonyl-CoA carboxylase/reductase; protein product: MTSERPEIVALGEKPELGVVPENMHAFLVRQDRFGVPEDAWQREVIPVPEIGPKDVLVYVMATGINYNNVWAALGYPVDVIADRQKKGEPEDFHAGGSDCSGIVWAIGEEVENVKIGDEVVVHSGWWEPEDPWVLSGKDPMLASSVRIWGYQTNYGSYCQFAKAQSHQCQPRPQHLTWEQSACYLLCASTAYRMLMGWAPHTIEEGDVVLVWGATGGLGSLALQIVKAKGGLPVAVVSDEDKKQFCLDNGAVGVINRNDFDHWGPMPDTASDEWGAWAKGARNFGKAIWEAVGERKSPKIVFEHPGEATLPTSDFVCDTGGMVVICAGTSGYNVTMDLRYHWMMQKRFQGSHLANDDQAKAVNDLVLAKQMDPCLSETYSFDEIGHAHQLMHDNKHPYGNMACLVNATEKGQGAS